Proteins co-encoded in one Azospirillum brasilense genomic window:
- a CDS encoding GntR family transcriptional regulator: protein MQTMSFSVAPLDQGMSFKAKAYQALRQAITQMDIYGGPSEIRLDERQLCEALGVSRTPVREAMALLEQEGFIRSMPRRGIFVVRKTKAEIIEMITVCAALEGMAARLFVERADERGMADLHATFDRFAEGELADHVLEYSDANVAFHQSIIQASGCTLIADLTDRFFIHMRAIRRVTMRRGGRAETSIVEHRDIIDALTRRDADLAERRVREHTLGLARHVEQHCDFLD, encoded by the coding sequence ATGCAGACGATGAGTTTCTCGGTCGCACCCCTGGATCAGGGGATGAGCTTCAAGGCCAAGGCCTATCAGGCGCTGCGCCAGGCCATCACCCAGATGGACATCTACGGCGGGCCGAGCGAGATCCGCCTCGACGAGCGTCAGCTCTGCGAGGCGCTGGGCGTCAGCCGCACCCCGGTGCGCGAGGCCATGGCGCTGCTGGAGCAAGAGGGCTTCATCCGCTCCATGCCCCGGCGCGGCATCTTCGTCGTGCGCAAGACCAAGGCGGAGATCATCGAGATGATCACCGTCTGCGCCGCGCTCGAAGGCATGGCCGCCCGTCTCTTCGTCGAGCGCGCCGACGAGCGCGGCATGGCCGACTTGCACGCCACCTTCGACCGCTTCGCCGAAGGCGAGCTGGCCGACCACGTGCTGGAGTATTCCGACGCCAACGTCGCCTTCCACCAGTCGATCATCCAGGCCTCGGGCTGCACGCTCATCGCCGACCTGACCGACCGCTTCTTCATCCACATGCGGGCCATCCGCCGCGTCACCATGCGCCGCGGCGGCCGGGCCGAGACGTCCATCGTCGAGCACCGCGACATCATCGACGCCCTGACCCGGCGCGACGCCGACCTCGCCGAGCGGCGGGTGCGCGAGCACACGCTGGGGCTGGCCCGCCATGTCGAACAGCACTGCGATTTTCTCGATTGA
- a CDS encoding IclR family transcriptional regulator, giving the protein MKTQALMMAPPAPRAEGRAETVDRAAKGNLVQSLSRALSIMTILGQSDSPMSLTAVAEAAHLSPSTAHRLLTTLQEERYVRFDQGKRGWAVGVQAYMTGTGFLKTRSLLDVARPRMRRLMEETSEVVNLAIEENGEAIYLHRVGGPRVAQAALPVTDRTLLHCSAVGKALLAGMPDTRVQSIVTQRGMRQFTRTTVSSIPALHRELTLTRDRGYAVDQEERVSGLHCVAAAIYDEQARVIGALSLSSTNRRLDDARVVAFGEMVKRTAAAVTAEIGGRFPT; this is encoded by the coding sequence ATGAAGACGCAAGCGCTGATGATGGCACCCCCCGCCCCGCGGGCCGAAGGCCGCGCGGAGACGGTGGACCGTGCGGCGAAGGGCAATCTCGTTCAGTCGCTGTCGCGGGCGCTGAGTATCATGACCATCCTCGGCCAGTCGGACAGCCCGATGAGCCTGACCGCGGTGGCCGAGGCGGCGCACCTCTCGCCGTCCACGGCGCACCGTCTGCTGACCACGCTGCAGGAGGAGCGTTACGTGCGCTTCGACCAGGGCAAGCGCGGCTGGGCGGTCGGGGTGCAGGCCTACATGACCGGCACCGGCTTCCTGAAGACGCGCAGCCTGCTCGACGTCGCCCGTCCGCGCATGCGCCGGCTGATGGAGGAGACCAGCGAGGTCGTCAATTTGGCGATCGAGGAGAACGGCGAGGCGATCTATCTGCACCGCGTCGGCGGTCCGCGCGTCGCCCAGGCGGCGCTGCCCGTCACCGACCGCACGCTGCTGCACTGTTCCGCCGTGGGCAAGGCGCTGCTCGCCGGCATGCCCGACACGCGGGTGCAGAGCATCGTGACCCAGCGCGGCATGCGCCAGTTCACCCGGACCACCGTGTCGTCGATCCCGGCGCTGCACCGGGAGCTGACCCTGACGCGCGACCGCGGCTACGCCGTGGACCAGGAGGAGCGGGTCAGCGGCCTGCACTGCGTCGCCGCGGCGATCTACGACGAGCAGGCCCGCGTCATCGGTGCCCTGTCGCTGTCGAGCACCAACCGGCGCCTGGACGACGCCCGCGTCGTGGCCTTCGGCGAGATGGTCAAGCGCACCGCCGCGGCGGTGACCGCCGAGATCGGCGGGCGCTTTCCCACCTGA
- a CDS encoding putative bifunctional diguanylate cyclase/phosphodiesterase: protein MSQETEEQYRSIFENAVEGIYQTTVDGRYLRVNPALARIYGYRSPADLIDNLTDIAGQLYVDPGKREAFARLMAERDVVQSFEARVFRNDGSIIWISENARCVRDPQGRIRYYEGTVQDITERKQHEEKIRLLATVFDSVADGILIVDPDLSVQAVNPAYEVMTDFQREALLHRPLVIFAPGSHERAFIDDIWRTARTEGRWQGEVTSFRHSGDAFAASLSVTAVRAPGGALEHYVLTLADISQRKYQEHQIRYQASFDRLTDLPNRWLVCERLEEAIARAQRMRTKVAVAFLDLNRFKQVNDTLGHHAGDDLLKLVAKRLRNCTRVSDTVGRLGGDEFLIVAPDAMDRASGARLVEKVLYSMGEPFAVHNQELFCGASIGVAFFPDDGETADQLLRNADLAMYHAKRNPECKFVFYEAGMRERTGFTLGLESDLRRAAATGEEFELHFQPKVDMPHRGYHRVIGAEALIRWRHPVRGLVSPAEFIPLAEETGLIWEIGAWTLREACARLADWLAAGLDVASVSVNLSPRQFQDARLVNFVRDVVERSGVPPERLELELTEGAMIGDIEKAVTILHGLKGIGIRLSIDDFGTGYSSLAYLKRFPINTLKIDRSFVRDIVQSATDPAIVNTIVNLAESLGFDTIAEGVETEEQADMLRRQRCTRIQGFLISRPLDVDAFRRFLVENAG from the coding sequence ATGAGCCAAGAGACGGAAGAGCAGTACAGAAGCATTTTCGAGAACGCGGTCGAAGGTATTTACCAGACCACGGTGGACGGGCGTTATCTGCGGGTCAACCCGGCGCTGGCGCGGATCTACGGCTACCGCTCGCCGGCCGACCTGATCGACAACCTGACGGACATCGCCGGCCAGCTCTACGTCGATCCCGGCAAGCGCGAGGCCTTCGCCCGCCTGATGGCCGAGCGCGACGTGGTGCAGAGCTTCGAGGCGCGGGTCTTCCGCAACGACGGCTCGATCATCTGGATCTCGGAGAACGCGCGGTGCGTGCGCGATCCGCAGGGCCGCATCCGCTACTATGAAGGCACCGTCCAGGACATCACCGAGCGCAAGCAGCACGAGGAGAAGATCCGGCTGCTCGCCACCGTCTTCGACAGCGTGGCCGACGGCATCCTGATCGTGGACCCCGACCTGTCGGTGCAGGCGGTCAACCCGGCCTACGAGGTGATGACCGATTTCCAGCGGGAGGCGCTTCTCCACCGTCCGCTGGTGATCTTCGCCCCCGGCTCGCACGAGCGTGCCTTCATCGACGACATCTGGCGCACCGCCCGCACGGAGGGGCGCTGGCAGGGTGAGGTGACCAGCTTCCGCCATTCCGGCGACGCCTTCGCGGCCTCGCTGTCGGTCACGGCGGTGCGCGCGCCGGGCGGGGCGCTGGAGCATTACGTGCTGACGCTCGCCGACATCAGCCAGCGCAAGTACCAGGAACACCAGATCCGCTACCAGGCCAGCTTCGACCGGCTGACCGACCTGCCGAACCGCTGGCTGGTCTGCGAACGGTTGGAGGAGGCCATTGCCCGCGCCCAGCGCATGCGCACCAAGGTCGCCGTGGCCTTTCTCGACCTCAACCGCTTCAAACAGGTGAACGACACGCTGGGCCACCACGCCGGCGACGACCTGCTGAAGCTGGTGGCCAAGCGGCTGCGCAATTGCACCCGCGTGTCCGACACGGTGGGCCGGCTCGGCGGCGACGAGTTCCTGATCGTGGCGCCCGACGCGATGGACCGCGCCTCCGGCGCCCGGCTGGTCGAGAAGGTGCTCTATTCGATGGGCGAGCCCTTCGCCGTCCACAACCAGGAGCTTTTCTGCGGCGCCTCGATCGGCGTCGCCTTCTTCCCCGACGACGGCGAGACGGCGGACCAGTTGCTGCGCAACGCCGACCTCGCCATGTACCACGCCAAGCGCAACCCGGAATGCAAGTTCGTCTTCTACGAGGCGGGCATGCGGGAGCGCACCGGCTTCACGCTGGGGCTGGAAAGCGACCTGCGCCGCGCCGCCGCGACCGGCGAGGAGTTCGAGCTGCATTTCCAGCCCAAGGTGGACATGCCGCACCGCGGCTATCACCGGGTGATCGGGGCGGAGGCGCTGATCCGCTGGCGCCACCCGGTCCGCGGTCTCGTCAGCCCGGCGGAGTTTATCCCGCTGGCCGAGGAGACGGGGCTGATCTGGGAGATCGGCGCCTGGACCCTGAGGGAGGCCTGCGCCCGGCTGGCCGACTGGCTGGCCGCGGGACTGGACGTCGCCTCGGTGTCGGTTAACCTGTCGCCGCGCCAGTTCCAGGACGCGCGGCTGGTCAATTTCGTCCGCGACGTGGTGGAGCGCAGCGGCGTGCCGCCGGAGCGGCTGGAGCTGGAGCTGACCGAAGGCGCCATGATCGGCGACATCGAGAAGGCGGTGACCATCCTGCACGGGCTGAAGGGAATCGGCATCCGCCTGTCCATCGACGATTTCGGGACCGGCTATTCCTCGCTGGCCTACCTGAAGCGCTTCCCGATCAACACGCTGAAGATCGACCGCAGCTTCGTCCGCGACATCGTGCAGTCGGCCACCGACCCGGCCATCGTCAACACCATCGTGAATCTGGCCGAAAGCCTGGGCTTCGACACCATCGCCGAAGGGGTGGAGACGGAGGAGCAGGCCGACATGCTGCGCCGCCAGCGCTGCACGCGCATCCAGGGCTTCCTGATCAGCCGTCCGCTGGATGTGGACGCCTTCAGGCGCTTCCTGGTGGAGAACGCCGGGTAG
- the fdhF gene encoding formate dehydrogenase subunit alpha, with the protein MSDRILFHLDDELVEAHPGETIWQVANRLGTEIPHLCYADEPGYRADGNCRACMVEIDGERAMSASCVRHPTPGMRVRSASENAKFARKMVIEMLVADQPKREEAHDPDSKFWRWADRLEVSDSRFPSRECAPKPDFSHPAMAVQLDACIQCNLCVRACREVQVNDVIGMALRGHKETIVFDFADPMGDSTCVACGECVQACPTGALMPKTQVDLNSGVFAAAPDRQVDSVCPYCGVGCQLTYNIKDEKLLSVTGRDGPANKNRLCVKGRFGFDYIHHPHRLTKPLIRKEGVSKHDVDIDPLNPLTHFREASWEEALEVATAGLRKIRDERGGSALAGFGSAKGSNEEAYLFQKLVRVGFGTNNVDHCTRLCHASSVAALIEGIGSGAVTAPFMAAKDAEVIVVIGSNPTENHPVAATFFKNAAKRGAKLVIMDPRGQVLKRHASHMLQFKPGRDVPMLNAMLNVIISEGLYDAQYVAEHTQDFEELRAHIASYTPEAMEPVCGIPAEQLREVARLYATSKGSIIFWGMGVSQHTHGTDNVRCLIALSLVTGQIGRPGTGLHPLRGQNNVQGASDAGLIPMMFPDYRPVDDPEVHAFYEDFWDTKLDSKRGLTVVEIMDAIHAGSLNGMYVMGENPAMSDPDVEHARDALAKLDHLVVQDLFLTETAKYADVVLPASAWPEKTGTVTNTNRQVQLGRQALPPPGEARQDLWIVNAMARGLGLDWNYEHPRDVFREMKGAMPSLDNITWERLERERSVTYPSLSADDPGQEIVFGDGFPTASGRGRLVPADVIPPAEEPDAEFPMVLTTGRQLEHWHTGSMTRRAQVLDDLEPEAVAYMSPADLRRMGAKGGDRMKVTTRRGTIELKARSDYNVPSGLVFVPFCYAEAAANVLTNPKLDPFGKIPEFKFAAARIEPAA; encoded by the coding sequence ATGAGCGACCGCATCCTGTTCCATCTCGACGACGAGCTCGTCGAAGCCCACCCCGGCGAGACGATCTGGCAGGTCGCCAACCGCCTGGGCACCGAGATCCCGCATCTCTGCTACGCCGACGAACCGGGCTACCGCGCGGACGGCAACTGCCGGGCCTGCATGGTCGAGATCGACGGCGAGCGCGCCATGTCGGCCTCCTGCGTGCGCCACCCGACGCCGGGCATGCGCGTCCGCTCGGCCAGCGAGAACGCCAAGTTCGCCCGCAAGATGGTCATCGAGATGCTGGTCGCCGACCAGCCGAAGCGGGAGGAGGCCCACGACCCCGACAGCAAGTTCTGGCGCTGGGCCGACCGACTGGAGGTCTCGGACAGCCGCTTCCCCAGCCGGGAATGCGCGCCGAAGCCCGACTTCAGCCACCCGGCCATGGCGGTGCAGCTCGACGCCTGCATCCAGTGCAACCTGTGCGTCCGCGCCTGCCGCGAGGTCCAGGTCAACGACGTCATCGGCATGGCGCTGCGCGGCCACAAGGAGACGATCGTCTTCGACTTCGCCGACCCGATGGGCGACAGCACCTGCGTCGCCTGCGGCGAATGCGTCCAGGCCTGCCCGACCGGCGCGCTGATGCCGAAGACCCAGGTGGACCTGAACAGCGGCGTCTTCGCCGCCGCCCCGGACCGCCAGGTCGACAGCGTCTGCCCCTATTGCGGCGTCGGTTGCCAGCTCACCTACAACATCAAGGACGAGAAGCTGCTGTCGGTGACGGGCCGCGACGGTCCCGCCAACAAGAACCGGTTGTGCGTGAAGGGCCGCTTCGGCTTCGATTACATCCACCACCCGCACCGCCTGACCAAGCCGCTGATCCGCAAGGAGGGCGTGTCCAAGCACGACGTGGACATCGACCCGCTCAACCCGCTGACCCATTTCCGCGAGGCGAGCTGGGAGGAGGCTCTGGAGGTCGCCACCGCCGGCCTGCGCAAGATCCGCGACGAGCGGGGCGGCTCGGCGCTCGCCGGCTTCGGTTCGGCCAAGGGCTCCAACGAGGAGGCCTACCTGTTCCAGAAGCTGGTGCGAGTCGGCTTCGGCACCAACAACGTCGACCATTGCACCCGCCTGTGCCATGCCTCCTCGGTGGCGGCGCTGATCGAGGGCATCGGGTCGGGCGCGGTGACGGCTCCCTTCATGGCGGCCAAGGACGCCGAGGTGATCGTCGTCATCGGCTCCAACCCGACGGAGAACCACCCGGTCGCCGCGACCTTCTTCAAGAACGCGGCCAAGCGCGGCGCCAAGCTGGTCATCATGGACCCGCGCGGTCAGGTGCTGAAGCGCCACGCCAGCCACATGCTCCAGTTCAAGCCCGGCCGCGACGTGCCGATGCTGAACGCCATGCTGAACGTCATCATCAGCGAGGGGCTGTACGACGCGCAGTATGTGGCCGAGCACACCCAGGACTTCGAGGAGCTGCGCGCCCACATCGCCAGCTACACCCCGGAGGCCATGGAGCCGGTCTGCGGCATCCCGGCTGAGCAGCTCCGCGAGGTCGCGCGCCTCTACGCCACCTCCAAGGGCTCGATCATCTTCTGGGGCATGGGCGTGTCGCAGCACACCCACGGCACCGACAACGTGCGCTGCCTGATCGCCCTGTCGCTGGTCACCGGCCAGATCGGGCGCCCCGGCACCGGCCTGCACCCGCTGCGCGGCCAGAACAACGTCCAGGGCGCCTCCGACGCCGGCCTGATCCCGATGATGTTCCCGGACTACCGCCCGGTGGACGATCCCGAGGTGCACGCCTTCTACGAGGATTTCTGGGACACCAAGCTGGACTCCAAGCGCGGCCTGACCGTCGTGGAGATCATGGACGCGATCCATGCCGGCTCGCTGAACGGCATGTACGTGATGGGCGAGAACCCGGCCATGTCCGACCCGGACGTGGAGCACGCCCGCGACGCGCTCGCCAAGCTCGACCATCTGGTGGTGCAGGACCTGTTCCTGACCGAGACGGCCAAATACGCCGACGTGGTTCTGCCCGCCTCGGCCTGGCCGGAGAAGACCGGCACGGTGACCAACACCAACCGCCAGGTCCAGCTCGGCCGCCAAGCCCTGCCGCCGCCGGGCGAGGCCCGGCAGGATCTGTGGATCGTCAACGCCATGGCCCGCGGCCTGGGTCTGGACTGGAACTACGAGCATCCGCGTGACGTGTTCCGGGAGATGAAGGGGGCGATGCCGTCGCTCGACAACATCACCTGGGAGCGGCTGGAGCGCGAGCGCTCGGTCACCTACCCCAGCCTGTCCGCGGACGATCCGGGCCAGGAGATCGTGTTCGGCGACGGCTTCCCCACGGCGTCGGGCCGCGGGCGTCTGGTCCCCGCCGACGTGATCCCGCCGGCCGAGGAGCCGGACGCCGAGTTCCCGATGGTCCTGACCACCGGGCGCCAGCTCGAGCATTGGCACACCGGGTCGATGACCCGGCGCGCCCAGGTTCTCGACGATCTGGAGCCGGAGGCGGTGGCCTACATGAGCCCGGCGGACCTGCGGCGGATGGGCGCCAAGGGCGGCGACCGCATGAAGGTCACCACCCGGCGCGGCACCATCGAGCTGAAGGCGCGGTCGGACTACAACGTCCCGTCCGGGCTGGTGTTCGTGCCCTTCTGCTACGCCGAGGCGGCGGCCAACGTGCTGACCAACCCGAAGCTGGACCCCTTCGGGAAGATTCCCGAGTTCAAGTTCGCTGCGGCCCGCATCGAGCCGGCGGCATAG
- the oxc gene encoding oxalyl-CoA decarboxylase, protein MSAVTVLNNQATAATDAEPALTDGFQLVIDALKLNGIENLYVVPGIPISDLLRMAQGEGLRVISFRHEQNAGNAAAIAGFLTKKPGVCMTVSAPGFLNGLTALANATTNCFPMILISGSSEREIVDLQQGDYEEMDQLAIAKPLCKAAFRVLHAQDIGIAVARAIRAAVSGRPGGVYLDLPAKLFSQVMDAAEGARSLVKVVDAAPAQLPSPDSVARALEVLKGAKRPLIILGKGAAYAQADEAVRELVEKSGIPFLPMSMAKGLLPDTHPQSAGAARSMVLKDADVVVLVGARLNWLLSHGKGKTWGEPGSKTFIQIDIEPREMDSNVAIVAPLVGDIGSCVSALTAGMAKGWTPPPAEWTGAVAARREANIAKMAPKLMSNASPMNFHGALGALRRVVQERPDALLVNEGANTLDLARGIIDMHQPRKRLDVGTWGVMGIGMGFAVAAAVESGKPVLAVEGDSAFGFSGMEVETICRYKLPVCIVVFNNNGIYKGTDVNPTGGSDPSPMVFVPDSRYDKMMEAFGGEGVNVTTPDELYRAVSAAMDSGKPTLINAVIDPNAGSESGNIGSLNPTSAVRKGPKT, encoded by the coding sequence ATGTCAGCCGTCACAGTCCTCAACAACCAAGCCACGGCCGCCACCGATGCGGAACCGGCGCTGACGGATGGTTTCCAGCTCGTCATCGATGCCCTCAAGCTCAATGGCATCGAGAACCTCTACGTCGTGCCGGGCATCCCGATTTCCGACCTGCTGCGCATGGCCCAGGGCGAGGGGCTGCGGGTCATCTCCTTCCGCCACGAGCAGAACGCCGGCAACGCCGCCGCCATCGCCGGCTTCCTGACCAAGAAGCCGGGCGTGTGCATGACCGTCTCGGCGCCGGGCTTCCTCAACGGCCTGACCGCGCTGGCCAACGCCACCACCAACTGCTTCCCGATGATCCTGATCTCCGGCTCCTCGGAGCGCGAGATCGTTGACCTCCAGCAGGGCGACTATGAGGAGATGGACCAGCTGGCCATCGCCAAGCCGCTGTGCAAGGCGGCCTTCCGCGTGCTGCACGCCCAGGACATCGGCATCGCCGTGGCCCGCGCGATCCGCGCCGCGGTGTCGGGCCGGCCGGGCGGCGTCTACCTCGACCTGCCGGCCAAGCTGTTCTCGCAGGTGATGGACGCCGCCGAGGGCGCGCGCTCGCTGGTCAAGGTGGTCGACGCCGCCCCGGCGCAGCTGCCCTCGCCGGACTCGGTGGCGCGCGCGCTGGAGGTGCTGAAGGGCGCCAAGCGGCCGCTGATCATCCTCGGCAAGGGCGCCGCCTACGCCCAGGCCGACGAGGCGGTGCGCGAGCTGGTCGAGAAGAGCGGCATCCCGTTCCTGCCGATGAGCATGGCCAAGGGTCTGCTGCCGGACACCCACCCGCAGTCGGCGGGGGCGGCGCGCTCGATGGTTCTGAAGGACGCCGACGTGGTGGTCCTGGTGGGGGCGCGTCTGAACTGGCTGCTGTCGCACGGCAAGGGCAAGACCTGGGGCGAGCCGGGCTCGAAGACCTTCATCCAGATCGACATCGAGCCGCGCGAGATGGACAGCAACGTGGCGATCGTGGCGCCGCTGGTCGGCGACATCGGGTCGTGCGTGTCGGCCCTGACCGCCGGGATGGCCAAGGGCTGGACGCCGCCGCCGGCGGAATGGACGGGGGCTGTTGCGGCGCGCCGCGAGGCGAACATCGCCAAGATGGCGCCCAAGCTGATGAGCAACGCCTCGCCGATGAACTTCCACGGGGCGCTGGGCGCGCTGCGCCGGGTGGTGCAGGAGCGTCCCGACGCTCTGCTGGTGAACGAGGGGGCGAACACGCTGGACCTGGCGCGCGGGATCATCGACATGCACCAGCCGCGCAAGCGCCTGGACGTCGGGACCTGGGGCGTGATGGGCATCGGGATGGGCTTCGCGGTGGCCGCTGCGGTGGAGTCGGGCAAGCCGGTTCTGGCGGTTGAGGGCGACAGCGCCTTCGGCTTCTCGGGCATGGAGGTGGAGACGATCTGCCGGTACAAGCTGCCGGTGTGCATCGTGGTGTTCAACAACAACGGCATCTACAAGGGGACGGACGTGAACCCGACGGGGGGGTCGGACCCGTCGCCGATGGTCTTCGTACCGGACTCGCGCTACGACAAGATGATGGAGGCCTTCGGCGGCGAGGGCGTCAACGTGACGACGCCGGACGAGCTGTACCGGGCGGTCAGCGCGGCGATGGACAGCGGCAAGCCGACGCTGATCAACGCGGTGATCGACCCCAACGCCGGGTCGGAGAGCGGCAACATCGGCAGCCTCAACCCCACCAGCGCCGTCCGCAAGGGGCCCAAGACGTAA
- a CDS encoding NAD(P)H-dependent oxidoreductase subunit E: protein MDTAIVAKDDTKRRAIHPGSGRRNTRPQPKGRQVDPAALAEVQDLLGDRSRQRDLLIEHLHLLQDTYHGLHARHLAALAHEMRLALVEVYEVASFYAHFDIVMDGEEAPPPVTVRVCDSLSCCMAGGEKLLDELKAADMGPDVRVVRAPCMGACHNAPAVAIGHALHENATVESVVTAVKNGETHPQLPTYVSLEQYKAEGGYRLLSECLAGNVPVDDILGKLEGANLRGLGGAGFPTGRKWRFVRHEPGPRLMAVNGDEGEPGTFKDRYYLENDPHRFLEGMLIGAWVVEATDVYIYLRDEYPHIREVLEHEIACVEQAGLAGHTRIHLRRGAGAYICGEESAMLESIEGKRGLPRHKPPFPSVVGLFGRPTLINNVETLFWIRDILEKGADWWGSHGRNGRKGLRSYSVSGHVKDPGVKLAPAGVTIRELIDEYCGGMADGHTLKGYLPGGASGGILPASMDDIPLDFGTLEQHGCFIGSAAVVVLSDKDDMRKVVRNLLDFFEDESCGQCTPCRVGTEKAVALIKQPVWDEPLLTELARLMSTASICGLGQAAMNPLKSALKHFRDDLRGEVR, encoded by the coding sequence ATGGACACGGCCATCGTCGCCAAAGACGACACCAAAAGGCGCGCCATCCATCCCGGTTCGGGGCGCCGGAACACCCGGCCCCAGCCGAAGGGCCGGCAAGTCGATCCGGCGGCCCTGGCGGAGGTGCAGGACCTTCTCGGTGACCGGTCCCGGCAGCGGGACCTGCTGATCGAGCATCTGCACCTGTTGCAGGACACCTATCATGGGCTGCACGCCCGCCACCTCGCGGCGCTGGCCCACGAGATGCGGCTGGCCCTGGTGGAGGTGTACGAGGTGGCGTCCTTCTACGCCCACTTCGACATCGTGATGGACGGGGAGGAAGCCCCTCCGCCCGTGACCGTCCGGGTCTGCGACAGCCTGTCCTGCTGCATGGCCGGCGGCGAGAAGCTGCTCGACGAGCTGAAGGCCGCCGACATGGGGCCGGACGTCCGGGTGGTGCGCGCGCCCTGCATGGGCGCCTGCCACAACGCCCCGGCGGTGGCCATCGGCCACGCCCTGCACGAGAACGCCACGGTCGAGAGCGTGGTCACCGCCGTGAAGAACGGCGAGACGCACCCGCAGCTCCCCACTTATGTCAGCCTGGAGCAGTACAAGGCGGAGGGCGGCTACCGCCTGCTGTCCGAGTGCCTCGCCGGCAACGTCCCGGTGGACGACATCCTCGGCAAGCTGGAAGGCGCCAACCTGCGCGGCCTCGGCGGCGCCGGCTTCCCCACCGGCCGCAAGTGGCGCTTCGTCCGCCACGAGCCCGGTCCCCGCCTGATGGCGGTGAACGGGGACGAGGGCGAGCCGGGCACCTTCAAGGACCGCTACTATCTGGAGAACGATCCGCACCGCTTCCTGGAGGGGATGCTGATCGGCGCCTGGGTGGTCGAGGCGACCGACGTCTACATCTACCTGCGCGACGAGTACCCGCACATCCGCGAGGTGCTGGAGCACGAGATCGCCTGCGTGGAGCAGGCGGGCCTCGCCGGGCACACCCGCATCCATCTGCGGCGCGGCGCCGGGGCCTACATCTGCGGCGAGGAGTCCGCGATGCTGGAGAGCATCGAGGGCAAGCGCGGCCTGCCGCGGCACAAGCCGCCCTTCCCGTCGGTCGTCGGCCTGTTCGGCCGCCCGACCCTCATCAACAACGTCGAGACGCTGTTCTGGATCAGGGACATCCTTGAGAAGGGCGCCGATTGGTGGGGCAGCCACGGGCGCAACGGCCGCAAGGGCCTGCGCAGCTACTCCGTCTCCGGCCACGTCAAGGACCCGGGCGTGAAGCTGGCCCCCGCCGGCGTCACCATCCGCGAACTGATCGACGAGTATTGCGGCGGCATGGCCGACGGCCACACGCTGAAGGGCTATCTGCCCGGCGGCGCGTCGGGCGGCATCCTGCCCGCCAGCATGGACGACATCCCGCTGGACTTCGGCACGCTGGAGCAGCACGGCTGCTTCATCGGCTCCGCCGCGGTGGTCGTGCTGTCGGACAAGGACGACATGCGCAAGGTCGTGCGCAACCTGCTGGACTTCTTCGAGGACGAGAGCTGCGGCCAGTGCACGCCCTGCCGCGTCGGCACGGAGAAGGCGGTGGCGCTCATCAAGCAGCCGGTGTGGGACGAGCCGCTTCTGACGGAACTCGCTCGGCTGATGAGCACGGCGTCGATCTGCGGCCTGGGTCAGGCCGCGATGAACCCACTCAAGAGTGCGCTGAAGCACTTCCGCGACGATCTGCGCGGGGAGGTCCGGTGA
- the soxR gene encoding redox-sensitive transcriptional activator SoxR, which translates to MAILDPADIDKDLSVGEVAERSGVAVSTIHFYESKGLIASWRSSGNQRRFPRDVLRRIAVIKVAQRLGVPLATIAQALKTLPDGRTPTAEDWKRLSAAWKADLDERIAVLTKLRDGLEDCIGCGCLSLGECPLRNPWDELSENGPGPRLLDPR; encoded by the coding sequence ATGGCGATTCTCGATCCCGCCGACATCGACAAGGACCTGTCCGTGGGCGAGGTCGCGGAACGCTCCGGTGTGGCAGTGTCCACCATCCACTTCTACGAATCAAAGGGGCTGATCGCGAGCTGGCGGAGCAGCGGCAACCAGCGCCGCTTCCCCCGCGACGTGCTCCGGCGCATCGCCGTCATCAAGGTCGCCCAGCGTCTGGGCGTCCCGCTGGCCACCATCGCGCAGGCGCTGAAGACCCTGCCGGACGGCCGCACGCCCACCGCAGAGGACTGGAAACGCTTGTCCGCGGCCTGGAAAGCGGACCTGGACGAGCGCATCGCCGTGCTCACCAAACTGCGCGACGGGCTGGAGGACTGCATCGGCTGCGGCTGCCTGTCGCTCGGCGAATGCCCGCTGCGCAACCCCTGGGACGAGCTTTCGGAGAACGGTCCCGGCCCGCGCCTGCTCGATCCGCGGTGA